A window from Microbacterium ginsengiterrae encodes these proteins:
- the nudC gene encoding NAD(+) diphosphatase, producing MTVQRAPFDRAAHLRDDESILDALRASSDARVVVVREGRARVADGALVTVAPSEVGEGADWGLLGRRRDGTALLLAVLGAETDSIDAAPAESWLGVRDTGGMLDAEDTDLLVTSVALASWLREARFCPTCGAETRVRQGGWSRHCDTCARDLFPRTDPAVIVAVESPDGERLLLGANANWRGRMYSCFAGFVEAGESLETTVHREIEEEAGVLLDDVRYISSQPWPYPRSLMIGFRATASDQRRARPDGEEIIDVRWFTRDEIRSALAGDGPVGLPGPSSIARELIRQWCDERVPSAESGRS from the coding sequence ATGACCGTCCAGCGCGCTCCATTCGATCGGGCGGCACATCTCCGCGACGATGAGAGCATCCTCGACGCCCTGCGCGCGTCCTCGGACGCGCGGGTCGTCGTCGTCCGCGAGGGGCGTGCCAGGGTCGCCGACGGTGCTCTTGTCACCGTCGCCCCATCCGAGGTGGGAGAGGGCGCCGACTGGGGTCTGCTCGGCCGTCGTCGTGACGGCACCGCCCTGCTGCTGGCCGTCCTCGGCGCCGAGACCGACTCGATCGACGCGGCGCCGGCGGAGAGCTGGCTGGGCGTGCGTGACACCGGCGGGATGCTGGATGCCGAGGACACCGATCTGCTGGTCACCTCGGTCGCTCTCGCATCCTGGCTGCGCGAGGCCCGCTTCTGTCCGACCTGCGGCGCCGAGACCCGTGTTCGCCAGGGCGGATGGTCACGTCACTGCGACACGTGCGCGAGGGACCTCTTCCCGCGCACCGACCCCGCGGTCATCGTCGCCGTCGAGAGCCCAGACGGAGAACGGTTGCTCCTCGGCGCGAACGCGAACTGGCGCGGACGGATGTACTCCTGCTTCGCCGGTTTCGTCGAGGCAGGGGAATCGCTGGAGACCACCGTGCACCGTGAGATCGAGGAGGAGGCGGGCGTTCTCCTCGACGACGTCCGCTACATCTCGTCGCAGCCATGGCCGTACCCTCGTTCGCTGATGATCGGCTTCCGGGCGACGGCATCCGACCAGCGACGCGCGCGCCCCGACGGCGAGGAGATCATCGACGTCCGCTGGTTCACGCGCGACGAGATCCGCTCGGCGCTGGCGGGCGACGGTCCCGTCGGGCTGCCGGGGCCGTCGTCCATCGCCAGGGAGCTCATCCGGCAGTGGTGCGATGAGCGCGTCCCCTCGGCCGAGAGCGGCAGGTCGTGA
- a CDS encoding UvrD-helicase domain-containing protein, which translates to MSALDALDERQREAASVLRGPVAVLAGAGTGKTRVITHRIAHGVDTGAYTPSRVMALTFTAKAAGELRGRLRALGVEGVAARTFHAAALAQLNFFWPTLAGSPAPKIIDNKVRLLGQAAEQLRLRPDTATLRDVASEIEWRKVSMLSIEQHAALGKSVGRIGTEQLADLQRAYETLKDDRRQLDFEDVLLACAGMLEAEPRVAASVHEQYRHFTVDEFQDVSPLQNRLLEMWLGDRRDLCVVGDASQTIYSFAGADQRHLLEFGRRYPDATIVKLETNYRSLPPILEAANALMKGRPGALELVAAREAPTADVPTVTAYDSETEEAAGIAASIAARIASGAAPSEIAVLYRAHAQSAVIQQALAQAGIASSVLGGTRFFDMPEVRQAILALRGASVAPTERGFLPNVRRVLREMGLTDEAPAAGGAQRDGWEARRALLRLAEEAPDGTTLRSFSEALMARAKDQHEPTMQMVTLSTLHAAKGLEWPHVLLAGCAEGALPISYATGFDAIDEERRLAYVGITRAARTLEISWSRSAGRGERRPSRFLEEIGTTARGTGILRERSPRATRVDRRG; encoded by the coding sequence GTGAGCGCGCTCGACGCGCTCGACGAACGGCAGAGGGAAGCGGCATCCGTGCTGCGCGGCCCCGTCGCCGTCCTCGCCGGTGCCGGCACGGGCAAGACGAGGGTCATCACGCATCGGATCGCGCACGGCGTCGACACCGGCGCCTACACGCCGTCGCGCGTGATGGCGCTCACGTTCACCGCGAAGGCGGCGGGGGAGCTGCGAGGACGGCTGCGGGCGCTGGGCGTCGAGGGCGTCGCGGCGCGCACCTTCCACGCGGCGGCGCTCGCGCAACTGAACTTCTTCTGGCCGACGCTCGCCGGCTCTCCTGCACCGAAGATCATCGACAACAAGGTGCGGCTGCTCGGGCAGGCGGCCGAGCAGCTCCGGCTGCGACCCGACACCGCGACGCTGCGCGACGTCGCGTCGGAGATCGAATGGCGCAAGGTGTCGATGCTGTCGATCGAGCAGCACGCCGCGCTCGGCAAGTCGGTCGGAAGGATCGGCACGGAGCAACTGGCCGACCTGCAGCGTGCGTACGAGACCCTGAAGGACGACCGGCGCCAGCTCGACTTCGAGGACGTCCTGCTCGCGTGCGCCGGGATGCTGGAGGCGGAGCCGCGCGTGGCGGCATCCGTCCATGAGCAGTACCGGCACTTCACGGTGGACGAGTTCCAGGACGTCTCGCCGCTGCAGAACCGGCTGCTGGAGATGTGGCTCGGCGACCGCCGCGACCTGTGCGTGGTCGGGGACGCGAGCCAGACCATCTACTCCTTCGCCGGGGCAGACCAGCGCCACCTGCTGGAGTTCGGACGCCGGTACCCGGATGCGACGATCGTCAAGCTGGAGACCAATTACCGTTCGCTGCCACCGATCCTCGAGGCTGCCAATGCCCTCATGAAGGGGCGGCCAGGGGCCCTCGAACTCGTCGCAGCACGAGAGGCGCCGACGGCCGACGTGCCGACAGTGACGGCCTACGACTCCGAGACGGAGGAGGCGGCCGGCATCGCCGCATCCATCGCCGCCCGCATCGCCTCCGGCGCCGCCCCGTCTGAGATCGCGGTGCTCTACCGCGCGCACGCGCAGTCCGCCGTCATCCAGCAGGCGCTCGCACAGGCGGGGATCGCGTCCAGTGTGCTCGGCGGTACCCGGTTCTTCGACATGCCAGAGGTGCGGCAGGCGATCCTCGCGCTGCGCGGCGCATCGGTGGCGCCGACCGAGCGCGGGTTCCTCCCGAACGTCCGACGCGTGCTGAGGGAGATGGGACTCACGGATGAGGCGCCGGCGGCGGGTGGCGCCCAGCGCGACGGCTGGGAGGCGCGGCGTGCGCTGCTCCGGCTGGCGGAGGAGGCACCCGACGGCACGACCCTGCGGTCCTTCAGCGAGGCGTTGATGGCGCGCGCGAAGGATCAGCACGAACCGACCATGCAGATGGTGACCCTTTCCACGTTGCACGCGGCGAAGGGCCTGGAGTGGCCGCACGTGCTGCTCGCCGGCTGCGCGGAGGGGGCACTGCCGATCTCGTACGCGACGGGCTTCGACGCGATCGACGAGGAGCGGCGCCTGGCATACGTCGGCATCACGCGGGCCGCGCGAACCCTGGAGATCTCATGGTCCCGTTCGGCGGGCCGGGGAGAGCGTCGACCGTCGCGATTCCTCGAGGAGATCGGAACGACTGCTCGCGGCACCGGCATTCTTCGTGAAAGGTCGCCGCGCGCCACGCGCGTCGACCGTCGGGGCTGA
- a CDS encoding zinc-dependent metalloprotease yields MADNDPNPEDFQEFLRRMMSGAGGGDFDLSALQNAFGGAEGIQLDPAMMAAFSQQLQNAFTGDPWQNTLRQALHIANREGQSITDGSRHSLVDAFALANLWLGEATTISELTESPRAMTRGEWVEATLPVWKEIADPVSTSIADALMSALDSQVPDDMRGAIQGAGTLMRGLGSSVFAAQFGQVLGNLSLEVVSGGDVGIPVLPAGTAAVIPQNITAFGEGLEIPEDQITLYLATRELAYARLYRHAKWLHLQVMSQITDFARGVTVDVDALEDVASRLDPSNPEELRAAIEGGALLPAQTEAQREALGRLENIVATIDGWVDVVTGEATSRLPDGARLTEAARRRRAVGGPAEDALGALVGLKLRPRRMREAAEMWRRVTDAVGAAARDSLWDYPDLLPTAEDIDDPTALIARLQAHARGEEPVADEFDEALARLLDGDDFSGGGPADGSSDGSSGDDASQTPDGAPGDDGDTGEGDTGEGEKPV; encoded by the coding sequence ATGGCAGACAATGATCCGAACCCGGAAGACTTCCAGGAGTTCCTGCGCAGGATGATGTCCGGCGCGGGCGGAGGTGATTTCGACCTCAGCGCGCTGCAGAACGCGTTCGGCGGGGCGGAGGGCATCCAGCTCGACCCCGCGATGATGGCCGCGTTCTCCCAACAGCTGCAGAACGCCTTCACGGGTGACCCGTGGCAGAACACCCTGCGCCAGGCGCTGCACATCGCGAACCGCGAGGGGCAGAGCATCACCGACGGCTCTCGGCACTCCCTCGTCGACGCGTTCGCCCTCGCGAACCTCTGGCTCGGCGAGGCGACGACCATCTCCGAACTCACCGAGAGTCCGCGCGCGATGACGCGCGGCGAATGGGTCGAGGCCACGCTGCCCGTGTGGAAGGAGATCGCCGACCCCGTCTCGACGAGCATCGCCGATGCGCTCATGAGCGCGCTGGACTCCCAGGTGCCCGACGACATGCGCGGCGCGATCCAGGGAGCGGGAACGCTCATGCGTGGGCTCGGCTCCTCCGTCTTCGCCGCCCAGTTCGGGCAGGTGCTCGGCAACCTGTCGCTCGAGGTCGTCTCCGGTGGCGATGTAGGGATCCCCGTGCTCCCCGCGGGCACGGCGGCCGTCATCCCGCAGAACATCACCGCCTTCGGCGAAGGTCTCGAGATCCCAGAGGACCAGATCACCCTGTACCTCGCCACACGCGAGCTCGCGTACGCGCGGCTGTACCGGCACGCGAAGTGGCTGCATCTGCAGGTCATGTCGCAGATCACCGACTTCGCACGCGGCGTGACCGTCGACGTCGACGCCCTCGAGGACGTCGCCAGCAGACTGGACCCCTCGAATCCCGAGGAGCTGCGGGCCGCGATCGAGGGTGGCGCGCTGCTCCCCGCGCAGACCGAGGCGCAGCGCGAGGCCCTCGGCCGCCTGGAGAACATCGTGGCGACGATCGACGGCTGGGTGGACGTCGTGACGGGCGAGGCGACCTCGCGTCTGCCCGACGGTGCCCGCCTCACGGAGGCGGCGCGTCGCCGTCGCGCGGTCGGCGGGCCGGCCGAGGACGCCCTCGGTGCCCTCGTCGGCCTGAAGCTGCGCCCACGGCGGATGCGCGAGGCCGCCGAGATGTGGCGCAGGGTGACGGATGCCGTCGGTGCGGCGGCGCGCGACTCCCTGTGGGATTACCCCGATCTGCTCCCCACCGCGGAGGACATCGACGACCCCACCGCGCTCATCGCACGGCTGCAGGCCCATGCGCGCGGGGAAGAGCCGGTGGCGGATGAGTTCGACGAGGCCCTCGCTCGTCTCCTGGACGGCGACGACTTCTCCGGCGGCGGACCCGCTGATGGATCCTCCGACGGGTCCTCGGGCGACGACGCGTCGCAGACGCCGGACGGCGCCCCCGGCGACGACGGCGACACGGGAGAAGGCGACACGGGCGAAGGCGAGAAGCCGGTCTGA
- a CDS encoding YlbL family protein, which translates to MTRIGPARIGLGVWALIIALIALVVLTFLPTPYVIQRPGPVYDTLGTAASADGEEVPLIEIDGAETYDTAGSLNLTTVQVVGNRERTPSWFELALAWTDASRAVVPIESVFPEGVTTEERDERNAVLMVDSQHEATAAALHQLGYDTGAAVEVVAALEGSPAEGLLEEGDVVEEIDGVAVTSASALRAAIQDSEGDPVTLSVRKDGEVEEIEITPVKDESGSDTWLIGITLATDYDFPFDVHIQLDNVGGPSAGMMFALGIIDELTPGELTGGNDIAGTGTIDATGAVGPIGGIRQKLYGARDAGADYFLAPEANCGEVVGHVPDGLTVISTSTLEDSLDALEVIADRGDVAALPTCAADSAA; encoded by the coding sequence GTGACACGAATCGGACCTGCCCGTATCGGGCTCGGGGTCTGGGCTCTCATCATCGCGCTCATCGCGCTGGTCGTGCTGACGTTCCTGCCCACCCCGTACGTCATTCAGCGTCCGGGTCCCGTGTACGACACCCTCGGTACCGCAGCGAGCGCCGACGGGGAGGAGGTGCCGCTGATCGAGATCGACGGCGCCGAGACGTACGACACCGCGGGGAGTCTCAACCTCACGACCGTGCAGGTCGTCGGAAACCGTGAACGCACGCCGTCCTGGTTCGAACTCGCCCTCGCGTGGACGGACGCGTCGCGCGCGGTCGTCCCGATCGAGTCGGTGTTCCCCGAGGGTGTGACGACCGAGGAGCGCGACGAGCGCAATGCGGTCCTCATGGTCGATTCGCAGCACGAGGCGACCGCTGCGGCTCTGCACCAGCTCGGGTACGACACCGGCGCGGCCGTCGAGGTCGTCGCGGCGCTCGAGGGCTCGCCGGCGGAGGGGCTGCTCGAGGAAGGGGACGTGGTCGAGGAGATCGACGGCGTCGCCGTGACCAGCGCATCCGCCCTCCGCGCCGCGATCCAGGACTCCGAGGGGGACCCCGTGACGCTGAGCGTGCGCAAGGACGGTGAGGTCGAGGAGATCGAGATCACGCCGGTCAAGGACGAGTCCGGCTCCGACACCTGGCTCATCGGCATCACGCTGGCGACGGATTACGACTTCCCCTTCGACGTGCACATCCAGCTCGACAACGTCGGCGGACCGAGCGCGGGGATGATGTTCGCGCTGGGCATCATCGACGAGCTGACGCCGGGGGAGCTCACCGGTGGGAACGACATCGCCGGCACCGGCACGATCGACGCCACCGGCGCAGTCGGCCCGATCGGCGGCATCCGTCAGAAGCTGTACGGGGCGCGGGATGCCGGTGCGGACTACTTCCTCGCACCGGAGGCCAACTGCGGTGAGGTCGTCGGTCACGTCCCCGACGGGTTGACCGTGATCAGCACCTCGACCCTTGAGGACTCGCTCGACGCGCTCGAGGTGATCGCCGACCGCGGCGACGTCGCGGCACTGCCCACCTGCGCGGCGGACAGCGCGGCCTGA
- a CDS encoding UPF0182 family protein, which produces MTTTSAPTPATPRTSRRIVTISLVIIAALVAAFFVFSSLYTDFLWFDQLGFARVLTTQWIAATVMFVIGFLGMAVPLFVVIQLAYRLRPVYVRLSSQLDRYQEVIEPLRRLAMWGMPIFFGIFAGFASAGNWETVWLWFNGGPTGVTDPEFGMDTGFYLFAMPFYSILLAFISAVLLLSLIVTALVSYLYGSVRIGQGELRISKPARIQLAVLAGLYLLVQAASLWLDRYKTLVTEEDRITGAAYTAANATIPGLAILAILAALVAILFFVTAIIGRWRLPLAATALLIVASLVVGVGYPWVVTTFQVRPNQNSFQAEYYQRNIDGTKEAYGIADLEVTPFKAETDAEAGQLRDDAETTASIRILDPSIISPTVQQLEQFRGYYQFQNTLDVDRYEIDGQMQDTVVAVRELDVNRLGDSNNWNNRTAVYTHGYGLVVAAGNQRTSEGEPVFLERGIPSSGFLTESEKFEPRVYFGEGSPLYSIVGAPEGTAPVEIDYPRGEDGASETKTTFDGDGGPSVGNAFNKLLYALKFQEAEILFSDLVNSDSQILYDRDPKQRVQKAAPYLELDSDPYPTVVDGRMVWVVDGYTTSSTYPYSTSVSLSDAIADSNIATPNFAIDDINYIRNSVKATVDAYDGSVTLYAWDDEDPILEAWQNVYPSTLKPISDMSADLMSHVRYPTDLFKVQREILGVYHVDTAGSFAQQDNRWQTPDDPRNDNQLQPPYYLSMQMPGQDSPRFSMFSTFIPASAQGTTSRNVLMGYLAVDSDAGSTAGEKAEGYGQLRLLEIDADTTVPGPGQVQNTFNSDPAVVQQLNLLQQGESQVKYGNLLTLPVGGGLLYVQPVYVQSSEGTQLPLLQKVLVTFGDSIAFEDTLTEALDSIFGGDSGATGGDDEVEPTEPDDGTTPPEEGGTDEGTGVETDAYQSALQAAKQAMTDRDAALKDGDLAAFAEADERLTDAVNELLELEGSSGN; this is translated from the coding sequence GTGACCACGACCTCAGCGCCGACACCGGCCACGCCCCGGACCTCCCGACGAATCGTCACGATCTCGCTGGTGATCATCGCCGCGCTGGTCGCGGCCTTCTTCGTCTTCTCATCGCTCTACACGGACTTCCTCTGGTTCGATCAGCTCGGATTCGCCAGGGTGCTGACCACCCAGTGGATCGCCGCGACCGTGATGTTCGTGATCGGTTTCCTCGGGATGGCGGTGCCGCTGTTCGTCGTGATCCAGCTGGCCTACCGCCTGCGCCCGGTGTACGTGCGTCTGAGCTCCCAGCTCGACCGCTACCAGGAGGTCATCGAGCCCCTGCGCCGACTCGCCATGTGGGGCATGCCGATCTTCTTCGGCATCTTCGCCGGCTTCGCCTCCGCAGGCAACTGGGAGACGGTGTGGCTGTGGTTCAACGGCGGTCCGACCGGCGTCACCGACCCGGAGTTCGGCATGGACACCGGTTTCTACCTGTTTGCGATGCCGTTCTACTCGATCCTGCTCGCGTTCATCTCCGCCGTGCTCCTGCTCAGCCTCATCGTCACCGCCCTCGTGTCGTACCTGTACGGGTCGGTGCGCATCGGCCAGGGTGAGCTGCGGATCTCCAAGCCTGCACGCATCCAGCTCGCCGTGCTCGCCGGTCTCTACCTGCTCGTGCAGGCCGCGAGCCTCTGGCTCGACCGCTACAAGACGCTCGTGACCGAGGAGGACCGCATCACGGGTGCGGCCTACACCGCCGCGAACGCGACGATCCCCGGTCTTGCGATCCTCGCGATCCTCGCCGCGCTCGTGGCCATCCTGTTCTTCGTGACCGCGATCATCGGCCGCTGGCGTCTGCCCCTGGCGGCGACCGCTCTCCTGATCGTGGCATCGCTCGTCGTCGGCGTCGGCTACCCCTGGGTGGTCACGACCTTCCAGGTGCGCCCGAACCAGAACAGCTTCCAGGCCGAGTACTACCAGCGCAACATCGACGGCACCAAGGAGGCGTACGGCATCGCGGACCTCGAGGTCACGCCGTTCAAGGCCGAGACGGATGCCGAGGCCGGTCAGCTGCGCGACGACGCCGAGACGACGGCATCCATCCGCATCCTCGACCCGAGCATCATCAGCCCGACCGTGCAGCAGCTCGAGCAGTTCCGTGGTTACTACCAGTTCCAGAACACGCTCGACGTCGACCGCTACGAGATCGACGGCCAGATGCAGGACACCGTCGTCGCGGTCCGTGAGCTCGACGTCAACCGCCTCGGCGACAGCAACAACTGGAACAACCGCACCGCCGTCTACACGCATGGATACGGCCTCGTGGTCGCGGCAGGAAACCAGCGCACGAGCGAGGGCGAGCCCGTCTTCCTCGAGCGCGGCATCCCCTCTTCCGGCTTCCTCACCGAGAGCGAGAAGTTCGAGCCGCGCGTCTACTTCGGCGAGGGCTCGCCGCTGTACTCGATCGTCGGCGCTCCCGAGGGCACGGCGCCCGTCGAGATCGACTACCCGCGCGGTGAGGACGGCGCGAGCGAGACGAAGACCACTTTCGACGGTGACGGCGGACCGAGCGTCGGAAACGCGTTCAACAAGCTGCTGTACGCGCTGAAGTTCCAGGAGGCGGAGATCCTGTTCTCCGACCTGGTGAACTCCGACTCGCAGATCCTCTACGACCGCGACCCGAAGCAGCGCGTCCAGAAGGCCGCGCCGTACCTCGAGCTCGACAGCGACCCGTACCCGACCGTCGTCGACGGCCGCATGGTCTGGGTGGTCGACGGCTACACCACCAGCTCGACGTACCCGTACTCGACGAGTGTGAGCCTGTCCGACGCAATCGCCGACTCCAACATCGCGACGCCGAACTTCGCGATCGACGACATCAACTACATCCGCAACTCGGTCAAGGCGACAGTCGACGCGTACGACGGCTCCGTCACGCTCTACGCCTGGGACGACGAGGACCCCATCCTCGAGGCCTGGCAGAACGTCTACCCGTCGACGCTCAAGCCGATCAGCGACATGTCCGCCGATCTCATGAGCCACGTGCGGTACCCGACCGACCTGTTCAAGGTGCAGCGCGAGATCCTCGGCGTCTACCACGTGGACACCGCCGGATCCTTCGCCCAGCAGGACAACCGCTGGCAGACGCCGGACGACCCGCGCAACGACAACCAGCTGCAGCCGCCGTACTACCTGTCGATGCAGATGCCGGGTCAGGATTCGCCGCGGTTCTCGATGTTCTCGACCTTCATCCCCGCGTCCGCACAGGGGACGACGAGCCGGAACGTGCTGATGGGGTACCTCGCGGTCGACTCGGATGCGGGCTCCACGGCGGGGGAGAAGGCCGAGGGATACGGCCAGCTCCGACTGCTCGAGATCGATGCGGACACCACTGTCCCCGGCCCCGGCCAGGTGCAGAACACGTTCAACTCCGACCCGGCCGTCGTGCAGCAGCTGAACCTGTTGCAGCAGGGTGAGTCGCAGGTGAAGTACGGAAACCTGCTCACCCTCCCCGTCGGCGGCGGTCTGCTCTACGTGCAGCCGGTGTACGTGCAGTCGTCCGAGGGCACCCAGCTGCCGCTGCTGCAGAAGGTGCTCGTGACCTTCGGTGACAGCATCGCCTTCGAGGACACGCTCACCGAGGCACTCGATTCGATCTTCGGCGGTGACTCCGGTGCCACCGGCGGTGACGACGAGGTCGAGCCCACCGAGCCGGACGACGGTACGACGCCTCCGGAGGAGGGCGGGACCGATGAGGGCACCGGCGTCGAGACGGACGCCTACCAGTCGGCTCTGCAGGCTGCCAAGCAGGCGATGACCGACCGCGACGCGGCGCTCAAGGACGGCGACCTCGCCGCCTTCGCCGAGGCCGACGAGCGACTGACCGATGCGGTCAACGAGCTGCTCGAGCTGGAGGGCTCCTCCGGCAACTGA
- a CDS encoding carbon-nitrogen hydrolase family protein: MSSIVAVCQFRPTASRADNRARIAEFTADAAARGARLVVFPEYASYFVDPMDATLRENAETVEGDFVRALQAMAAAHDVTIIAGLVEEAGDRVRNALVAVDADGLRAVYRKQHLYDAFGQTESDWIEPGAIGAPQTLEIDGLRVAMMTCYDLRFPEVARTLVDAGADVIVVPAEWVRGPLKEHHWTTLLAARAIENTVYVVAADHPTPVGVGHSQIVDPQGVVRAGVGTGEGIAVAEVSADAVAEVRAVNPVLRSRRYRVIPR, encoded by the coding sequence ATGTCCTCGATCGTCGCCGTGTGCCAGTTCCGCCCGACCGCTTCGCGCGCAGACAATCGCGCCCGCATCGCCGAGTTCACGGCGGACGCCGCGGCCAGGGGTGCACGGTTGGTGGTCTTCCCGGAGTACGCCAGCTACTTCGTCGATCCGATGGATGCGACGTTGCGGGAGAACGCGGAGACGGTGGAGGGCGACTTCGTCCGTGCGCTCCAGGCGATGGCAGCCGCCCACGACGTCACGATCATCGCGGGCCTCGTGGAGGAGGCAGGGGATCGCGTGCGCAACGCGCTCGTCGCGGTGGACGCCGACGGCCTGCGCGCCGTGTACCGCAAACAGCATCTCTATGACGCGTTCGGTCAGACCGAGTCCGACTGGATCGAGCCGGGGGCCATCGGGGCGCCGCAGACGCTGGAGATCGACGGGCTGCGGGTGGCGATGATGACCTGTTACGACCTCCGGTTCCCCGAGGTCGCCCGCACGCTGGTCGACGCGGGGGCCGATGTCATCGTCGTCCCCGCCGAGTGGGTACGCGGTCCGCTCAAGGAGCATCACTGGACGACGCTGCTCGCGGCCCGCGCGATCGAGAACACCGTGTACGTCGTCGCCGCCGACCACCCGACGCCCGTCGGTGTCGGGCACTCACAGATCGTCGACCCGCAGGGGGTCGTGCGGGCCGGAGTCGGCACAGGGGAGGGGATCGCGGTGGCGGAGGTCAGCGCGGATGCCGTCGCCGAGGTCCGTGCGGTGAACCCCGTCCTGCGGTCGCGCCGCTACCGCGTCATTCCGCGCTGA
- a CDS encoding aminotransferase class I/II-fold pyridoxal phosphate-dependent enzyme, with protein sequence MSAIPGAWRRTAAGAGLLSADGVVAPTIFAEMSAAAVRTGAINLGQGFPDEDGPIEVLEAAREAISRGVNQYPPGRGDPDLLAAISEHQLRFYGLDVSPDSEVLVTAGATEALTATLLALIDSPDDEVVVFEPYYDSYAAAVALAGARLRTVPLRRPDFQPDLDELAAAVTDRTRIILVNDPHNPTGVVFAPEVQAEIVRLAHAHDAVIVTDEVYEHLTFTGPHVPLATLPGAAERTLTISSGGKTFNTTGWKIGWVHGPAELITAVLTVKQYLTYVNGSAFQPAIAAGLRLPDAFFTDAAAALERKHAILADGLRSAGFDVCPPQGGYFTVADASSLGGADAAAFSRALPERAGVVAIPLSAFVSPDHQADYAGLVRFAACKRVDVLEEAARRLSAATW encoded by the coding sequence ATGAGTGCTATTCCCGGCGCCTGGAGGCGCACAGCGGCCGGAGCAGGGCTGCTCTCCGCCGACGGCGTCGTCGCGCCCACCATCTTCGCAGAGATGTCGGCGGCAGCAGTGCGGACCGGCGCGATCAATCTCGGCCAAGGCTTCCCCGACGAGGACGGCCCGATCGAGGTGCTCGAGGCGGCCCGCGAGGCGATCTCGCGAGGCGTGAATCAGTACCCGCCTGGGCGGGGCGACCCGGACCTGCTCGCGGCGATCAGTGAGCATCAGCTCCGGTTCTACGGCCTGGACGTGTCGCCGGACTCGGAGGTCCTCGTCACAGCGGGTGCCACGGAGGCGCTCACAGCCACCCTTCTCGCGCTGATCGACTCCCCGGACGACGAGGTCGTCGTGTTCGAGCCGTATTACGACTCCTATGCCGCCGCGGTGGCTCTCGCCGGCGCGAGGCTGCGGACCGTTCCGCTCCGCCGACCGGACTTCCAGCCGGATCTCGACGAACTCGCAGCGGCCGTCACCGACCGGACGCGCATCATCCTCGTCAACGACCCGCACAACCCCACCGGCGTCGTCTTCGCTCCCGAGGTGCAGGCCGAGATCGTCCGTCTGGCGCATGCCCACGACGCCGTCATCGTCACCGACGAGGTCTACGAGCACCTCACCTTCACCGGGCCGCATGTACCGCTGGCGACCCTCCCCGGCGCCGCGGAGCGCACCCTGACGATCTCCTCCGGCGGCAAGACGTTCAACACGACCGGATGGAAGATCGGCTGGGTGCACGGACCGGCCGAGCTCATCACCGCGGTGCTCACGGTGAAGCAGTACCTCACGTACGTCAACGGTTCGGCCTTCCAGCCCGCGATCGCCGCGGGGCTGCGCCTGCCGGACGCCTTCTTCACGGATGCCGCGGCCGCTCTCGAGCGCAAGCACGCGATCCTCGCCGACGGCCTTCGCTCGGCCGGCTTCGACGTGTGTCCCCCTCAGGGGGGATACTTCACGGTCGCCGACGCCTCATCTCTCGGCGGAGCGGATGCCGCGGCCTTCTCGCGCGCTCTGCCGGAGCGCGCCGGAGTCGTCGCGATCCCGCTCAGCGCGTTCGTCAGCCCCGATCATCAGGCCGACTACGCCGGGCTGGTGAGGTTCGCGGCCTGCAAGCGCGTCGACGTGCTCGAGGAGGCGGCTCGGCGACTGTCCGCCGCCACCTGGTGA